atattaattacataaatttcatatattagtGTAATAAGCAATATGGAAGCTAGAAGTGTGGATACTAAATTATGCATTGGATGTGGATTATAGCTTGTGTTAAAATTGTTGATTCATGGGCTGATGTAAGAGTTTCTTTAACTATAAATGTTTAACTTTGCTTCCTATGttatattataacataattaatatatatatttcgtaTTTCAAGTTTTTGAGGGTGTTGAACCATTGAGAATAAACATACTTGAAGAAATTTAAATGGAATAGGCAAGATATTTTTTTAGGCATAAAAATTAGTTTCATAGCCATTAGGAATATTTTATTTGGATGTTTAAGTATTTTGATGCCTTAACCTTTATCATAAtagttttaatatgttttagtattttattgtATCTTAGGAGAACTATCATTACAAAACAACACGTATTTGAATTGTTTGGAATCTAGAATGTGTTTGTTTGGAATCTAGAATGTGTTTGTCTTTTCCAGGTTATGGAATAGACTATAGAAacaaatattgtattttaaaaaaatagtacatATTACATCGATTGTGACCTTAACCGATGTAATATCTCCTTCTCTGATTGATGATTCTTTCCTTATTATAATGGTTTATTCTGAAttgttgaatataataaaaactatgtatgagattaatcttccTTGTATTGAATATAAACATAGggtattgtatttataatataagaaataataacaaacaaacaaaagataaaagataaagataatatactTAACACTTCCCCTTAAGCTGGTGTatacaaatcgtatgtaccAAACTTGctactaatataatcaatatagaCTTAGTGAAAACATATGCTTCTACActcgagtgacaccaaattATTAATCATTTATGAAGACGAAATATCAACCTAAAAGACTCCCCTTGAGCAACAAATctaggaggttgctccatataaatctcttcttgtAAATCGTCATTGAGGAATACATTGTTGACATCTAATGGACAAAGAGACCATTGCTAAAGAGCCACCatgactataaataaactaacaaaagtcATATTTGCCATTGGAGAAAAAACATACATAGACGGGCTAAATGTAGCGGTGACAAAAGAGAGGTTAGAAGAGATAGCGAAAGAAGCCATGgatgaacaagagagagaaacctTAAAAATCCGAGATTATCCGATCAAGGCACCtaaaagaggaaaaatagaGACCTCAACGCTCTGAATAGTTTCCTAAGAGGAGACGAGATGTGTGACCACGCATGACGGActtgaaagaggaaaaaaaggCAACCTCAACCCTATGAATCACTGTCAAACATACCACCACGCAAGACGAAAAGGAGAGCAGATCCACAATTTTGGAAGGCATTTAGAGCGCGTAAGAGCTCTAATGAAGGCGAGGTTGACGGTACGATGGTCACGTAACTGAGACGATCAAAATCATGTGGTCATCAGTCAAAACTAGAACTTCGGTAGCGATGATGGTAGACAATGTTGCACCGATAACGACAAATGTAGTTGTAGAGGcgatgaaatattttatataaaagaactTGACTCTAATGTCATATTGAATTTAGTAAAAACTATGTATAAAATTAATCTTcattgtgttgaatatacacatagggtattgtatatataatagaagaaatatgagcTAAGTGCAAAATacaattaagaaataataacaaactaactaaagataaaagataaatataagataaagataaaatataaataatatatctaacatgaatcaaagtcatttttttatgatattacaTCGATTTTTACCACCTTACATCGTTCAGTGTTACATTAGTTTTCTAATATTACATCAATTTTCTAGTCGATGTAATATGGtctaaaaaaatgatttaatatttcttttttgtactagtgtgttTCTTCAACTCAAAATCATCCTAGTTAAAACCACTTATAAGtttcaataaaattatgcaTGAACCATTGTTTTACTTGATCAAGCATAATGGTGGTAGATACATAATGAAACTCATCATATCcctagtataaaaatattaaatttaaataacatcaAGACAAATGTGCAAAGTGAAGAAGAGTTTTTAGTATAGTGTAAAGTTTCAtaaactttcttttctttacaaaattttttttattagtgcaTGTTAAAAATTTGGGAACCCTTTATTTTGAAGTTAAACAAAAGCATCCAGCGAAATGATGTCTATAGAAATCATCGTTTAGGATAACAAGTTGAACACTATATATGATTAAACAATATACGCAAGTCTATCCTAAACGCTAAAAAGAAAAGTCTAGCATAAACACAATAGATTACTCTAAACGCAATGATTTGATAAACAAACTAGCATAAACACTATAGTACATGGATCAGGCTAAACGTTTTAATGAATGTCTAACATTTTAAATCGAAATGTATGAAGAATacttctttatttgttttgttgttttctatttatcttTGCAGATACATAAAggacaaatattttattcaaaagtttTGCACTTGTTCAAAAGAACGTTAAGAAATGTGAAGACATTCTAGGAATGTTTCTCTAATGCCTTATGTCTACCCAATCCGTACAAACAGCACAATTGTCTCTGCAAAAACAAAGTACCATCTGACCTAGTACAAAAGGCTGCAACACCTACATCAGAGTCAATGCTTATGAGTGAGTAATGGTCTTTTTCGAAGCTGCCTATATAAAAAAGACTGCATGATAAGAAGACCAACAATTTTTGCATATAATCTTACGATACCATTCTTTTGCATCGTCTAActctttaaaaaaagaaaactcgTTTTAACaagttttcatataaaatttgtattgatTTCCTCTCAAAGAGAGCTTCTCAATCTATACttgttttaaaaacactttgttATTTTTGGATACTcaaaaatgatttaaaacactttgttgtttaACTGAGGAGGAGGGATTTAAACGTCAGTTAGACTATTTTATATCAGGAGTGGTTATACTCCTTGTAAACCAAGAgtagtaaaatttattatatctttttacaGATAATGAAATTCTTTAATAGTGCTTAAAAAAGAATTAGACGTAATTCAGTTATaatgaaccagtataaaaataaattttatctttgttaTTGATTTTCTAACTTTCTaaacactttttaaaaatcCTGAAATGTTTAAGAATGTTTGCATATTATTTAATCCATGCAAACAACCTCTAACACgtgaaagaaaaatttaacaattttatgcTTAcctaacaattttaatttttttatacaattgcTTCATTAAATTGACCACAACAATGCCACACACTGCCAGCTGTACATGCAGGCTTGCCATTCACTCATCGCCACACAAAACCTATCGTTGTGGCATCCAAAACTTATACCTGACATGAAATGTAatgtattaaataaaagattatattataagaataaaaatatatttatattaaaaacatcaataatttaattaaattaattattagatgAGTATTATAAgaccattttaataaaaactgtAAAGATGTTTTGTTTCAAATTgaaattcacaaaaaaataaattaagactaatattaatgattttagGGTTATGAGTGACGtactttcatttatttatagttttttaataaaattaataaggaGGTTATATCTATTACGAAAATTTATTCTATATTgtcttaatttgttttttctaatttccACTTAGTCATAtcattttgatacatttttacAACTTCTATTCTAACATTCacatttttaactaattttttatttggttgttGATGTCTTAACATATTCTTATATAAGACCGATTTTATATCatattgatatattataatgagatgatcttaaaatattaaattttataatcgtgtatatatatatatatataatatcgaATAAAGATGTCTTAGTgatatttaagaataaaaaatatactcaaaattaattttttccaaTGCATtcatttaattaagatttttttaatcaaaaactTATGCTAaacatcatttatatattttaactagGAGAATTTGCGTATATTTTTCAATGAATGAGACATGTGGCTCCTTTCCCTACCAATctcttattattaaaatagattgaCATCAGACTATACTATCTGTAATTTTCATAGTACCATCTTTTATTTGCATGTAACCTTCaagaattataataataaaaataaaaataataaaatagtaataataaaataataataatagtaattaataataaatattactaaGATTCATAACTTCTTAATTTTGCAAgactttttttatgaaataactTCACCTCCTTAGTTAAAATAGGTTCTCTTTTATGATTTTCTTCATAAATGGACTCTGTTTCATTATAATTAGGGtgttgctgataaaaaaaattgaactaattAATCCAACTTAGATATGGTGTAACTAAGGAACACCTAATCTCTATACTGACATAAACGTATATACATCAAAGAGAGATAATCACGTAAACATTAATTATGCATTGTTGCAAAATCAATGAATTGGATCACCTAAATTCAACTGGCATAGTACTTGAGAATTAGTTATACACGAATCTAATTACATTCATCTACAAGCTAAAAATGCTCCATCAAGCAACAAATTCATGAAATCAAACTTAGGCATAGACATAAGAAGCAGAACATTAAATGAGTGTCCctttacacaaaaaaaaaaggacaaatGTATGACTACATGTCATGTTCAAAGATTGGGAAGGAGACTTCACATGAACATTTGAGCAAAGtcatacattaattaatattaattaccGTTGGGGAAGTTGGCCTCACCCAAACACTTTTAATGCCAATAGATTCATATGGGTGGCACCCTTCTCAATATCACTCCACATTAAGATGAGACGCTTAATACAATTTTcattacacttttttttaatccatGTGACATGTCAAAAacgaaaaatataaaattttatatttcttcatTTGGAACTTTATTCAATGCACAAATTCACTTCTTTACATCCATGATCTTCTTAATGAAATCTctctaaatatgttttttcctCCATTGAATTTGAGACCTTACTTAGGAAGGTTGAGTTTAGTTTTACTCAGAGAACATTAAACATGCATTTCAAAATGTCTTTAACCAtgaaatactttttataatgttttatcattttaattatttaaaaaaaacaaatttttttttgccCAAAAGTATTTAGTTGCTACAAATTACCAATTTGAATTAAGGAGAAAGAACAACTCCCATTAGAGTTGGCTCATGCACCTTTtggatgttatatatataacaccAATCAATGCTTAAACATAAGAGATATTTCTCAAAACGTTTGAACTTTTATTAAGAGAAGtgttaatatttaatacaacaacaaaacttggtctaagtaaattttttttaaagtagaGACTAAACTAAAAATGCATTTTGGTCTAATTTCTAttacaaatttgattttttatatgttgTGTGGTTTTAGTGTCTAAAGTTCAACCAATAGAAAGGTAGAAACCATACATAGAGTGGGGTCATGAGATAGATGAGTTGAAGTAACTCAACCCATCGGTGTAGGACCATAACTTCGCAGTTAGCAGCACGAAAGATTGGTTTTTTATTGGCACTAGCCGCGTCTTATAGTTGGGTAGATCAACTAACAAGAGACGGAGAAAACAAAGTTTTCTTCGTGTTTGGTTTTTTCTCCCATCCCTCATACCTATTCTTTTGGCTTCCCACGTGCCATTATTCAGAACTAGAAGAAAGATTGAAGAGCACTGctttatatgtatgtgtgtgtatatataagTAACCATGGTTCATGCATTGCATGCTTCAATAAATTTCAGAGTAGGATAGGCTTCATTTTCTGGTTAGAAATTTTTCTCAGACCAAAATTAATGCTCAGCTTTGGTCAAGCAACACCCACCAAAAGGATTTGATTTCCCATTGATGTGTGTTTTGTTAACTCAATCTTATTCTTGTggttgaaagaaaagtattcATTGGTCGGTAAGGGGAAAGTGAGAGGCACAAGATTGAGGGAGGTTATATAAGAGTCTGAGTCTAGTTTGCAGACAAAGCTATTGAAGTTCATCCTTCATTTGTAGTTGTTTCTGCTAGACTTTGTTGGGGTTTTAGAGCATAGAAGGGGGAAGCATAATGGGAGTGGTTCATAATGGATACTCAAATGGAAGTGTTGGTGGTCAGAATTGTAATGGGGTAGAGGAGAAGCTTGATACTTTGAGGAGGCTTATTGGGAAGGGTGATGGTGACCCTTTGAGAATTGTGAGTGTTGGAGCTGGTGCTTGGGGCAGTGTTTTTGCAGCTTTGTTGCAAGATTCTTATGGTCAGTTCAGGGACAAGATACAGATCAGGATTTGGAGAAGAGCAGGAAGGGCAGTGGATAGAGGCACTGCAGAACATCTCTTTGAGGTCATAAACTCAAGGGAAGATGTGCTGAGAAGGTTGATCAGGCGTTGTGCATATCTGAAATATGTGGAGGCAAGGCTTGGTGATAGGACCCTTTATGCAGATGAGATTCTGAAAGATGGTTTTTGCTTGAACATGATTGATACCCCACTTTGTCCTCTGAAGGTGGTCACAAACTTGCAGGAAGCTGTTTGGGATGCTGATATTGTGGTCAATGGTTTGCCTTCTACAGAAACACGTGAGATCTTTGAAGAGATTAGTAAGTATTGGAAGGAGAGGATCACAGTGCCTATAATTATCTCTTTGTCAAAGGGTATAGAGGCTGCATTGGAGCCTCTACCACATATTATTACTCCCACAAAGATGATTCACCAAGCAAGTAAGACCCTTTCTTTATCCTTTTACATGTTATGTTTTTGTAATCTATAACTTATGATCGGGATTTTGTGAGATTGTGTGAGATTGAGTTAAGattaaagttcatttttttaatctgtattTTCAGTAAGTATCCATCTACATCATGCATTTGCCAAAATAGAATAACCAGAAAAGTGTGATGATTACATTTTTGTCACTTGTGCTTCTTCTTCCCTTTTGTAATTTAGTGCTCCTTTAGAGACTTGAGGGAAATAAATTATGTAACTATCTATCATAAATATAATCTATTAATGTTgtaatgtaattgattacatgaaacaagttttaaatttgaatatgttAGGTAAAAAGTGGTTCTGAGATTGGTTATTTTGGTTGgtttatttaatataacattttataacaaaaattagaaaaaaggtAAGAAGTTAGTCGAAGTAATTACAAAAAAGGAACACATCTGAATAGTAACACCAGTATTGTTTTCTATCAAGCAGATATAATCTTGAAGAAGAATCTAATCCAAACATGCTTCATTATCAGTGAGAATTGTGCAATTATGGGAATGAATCATGTCATGAAATCTTGATGAggaataaaataactataatgttcaattttccttttaaatatgaaattataaaaataactataatcTTTTAGTCCATATTGTTATAGTTAATCTTCCATATTTGTACATatgaaaatttatcaataatctTGGGAGTTGTTCTTGACTCAACCTTCCTGTACTTAACAACAAAAATCTATCTTGTTCATATTCATGCCGAAGCATATTACAAATCAGTTCTGACAATTCTCTAGCCCAATTACATCTATTTTTGACCAAGAATTTGATGCCAAGCAAAAAAGTGTCATGCTTGAGTTATTACTTCACATCCTTGTTTTCTAGCAGTTActctttttttccttcatcTGATATTGTATTACCATAGGTCATAGCCTTCTTTCTTATTATGCAATAATGTTTTTAGTTCTTCACTCATTCACCACTCTCTGCACTGCAAACTTGACAGCTAGAGTGCCAATGGAGAACATACTCTATCTTGGAGGTCCAAATATTGCCTCAGAAATCTACAACAAGGAGTATGCCAATGCAAGAATATGTGGAGCTGATAAATGGAGAAAACCTCTGGCAAAGTTTCTACGACAACCACAATTTATTGTCTGGGATAACAGTGACCTCGTCACACATGAAGTCATGGGTGGTTTGAAAAACGTCTATGCAATTGGAGCTGGTaagtttctaaataattgttatCACTTCACATATCTAATATCAAACTAGAGGTAGTCCATTATCCATATCATTATCATGTTTTGGTTTGTGTAATGTTGTCTATTTGACAAGTTGGTTCTTTTCCTATTTCACACATACTTGAAAACAAACTGATGCACAAAAAATCTCATAAAGATTCTACAATCTGAAGATAATAGAAAAGGAAACATCTATGATAAATAGTCATACAATTTTTCCATGCATGGAACGTATCTAGATAAAGTTTAATGCATACTTTTGTAAATTGAATGAAGGCATTTATGTGTTTTCACATGCTATAGAGACTAGCTCTAGTTCTCATTTACTTGGAAAAGAAAAGGGTTTAACTACCTCTAATTTCATAATAAGAACTTCCATATTCTATTCTACACTTGCTTTCATATTTgtaatctctctctctctctctctctctctctctctatatatatatatatatatatatatatatatatatatatatatatatatatatatactgtttTTCATTCTTAATGTTGTCAGGAATGGTAGCTGCCCTTACTAATGAGAGTGCCACAAGCAAATCTGTGTACTTTGCACACTGCACATCAGAAATGATATTCATCACTCACTTGTTGGCTGAAGAACCAGAGAAACTTGCAGGGCCGTTACTGGCTGACACTTACGTAACCTTGTTGAAAGGCCGTAACGCTTGGTATGGCCAGATGTTAGCTAAGGGTGAATTAAGACCAGACATGGGAGACAGCATTAGTGGCAAAGGAATGATTCAGGTAtactttgtaattttttcttgtCCTTGTTTCTTCCAAAACCATGCTACGTTCTTGAGGAGTTCCAATTGCATCTTTAAAATGTGAAAGTTCAATGATTATGCATCACAGAGAATTTAGCAGGATCCTGTGGCAGGGGCTGCTGCTTTTCTGCTTGCACTTGTATTCATAGTTTAGTAGTAGTTGTTTGTTTTTAACTTGTAAGGACAAAACACAACAATGCTATGTACCATTCTTACTGGAAATTTGTACATATGTTCTTCATTTTCAAAGGTGTATGTGGTCATTCTTAGATGGGTTGATGAATATGGTGCTACAATTTTCACTTGACATAAGCCACACCAGAGTTGGAACTAATATCATTCACATAAGAAATAGAAATCATCCTTGTGTGTTCCTCCTTAGACTcatgttttttccttcaatCAAATTCCAATAACTAAAGAAAATGCTATCCCTTCCATTTATAGGGTGTTTCTGCAGTTGAGGCATTCTTTGAACTTCTTAGCCAATCTAGCCTGAATGTGTTGCATCCTGAAGAAAACAAGCCAGTTGCTCCTGTAGAGCTTTGTCCCATCTTGAAGACACTATACAAAATTTTGATATCAAGGTATTATCCTGCAATAGTTCACTCATGTTTGGGTTGTTTGCTTTCTTACCTTATTATGCTTGTTAGCTTTGAACACTCCAACTCCATGTACTATATTTGCAAATCTCTATCACCTTGCCAACGTACTAAGCAAGTTTCTATTGCTTCTGGTGCTTGATGTATTTCTCAGGGAACAGTCATCACAAGCTATTCTGAAAGCATTGAGGGATGAAAATCTGAATGATCCTCGCGAACGAATTGAGATTGCACAAAGCCATGTTTTCTACAAGCCTTCACTTCTTGGACAATCCTAAGTGTTTTCTCTTGGGAAAAAACAAAAGTCCAAATTCTCTACTGAGTATTTAGTATTGTTTCTCTAATGAACCTTCAAAATACACTAATAGTAGTATATTAAAagagtttttaatatattttaaaacataaaaaataatcagtGTCCATTACAGTACTTTGAAGGTTCAGTAGAGAAACCGCACCAAAAACTGAAGAGAACCATATATGGAAAACACTTGTGAAAGGGAATATTTTTCGTGAGCGTGAATGTATTGTTTTTGAAGGATTTTGCTTTACAATGTTGCATGTACATATGTTATAAGATATAAGCCACTGTGCAATTGTACTGATTACTCCCAAAAACACGACATTACCTTACCCAACAGGAGTCTATCTTTATGTGGCAAACTTTGGCAGAGAATTCACTACTGCCTGATGGGAACTACAACATTGTGACCAAAATGAGAGAAACGctgtttttggattatttttGCTTTTCATTAATGGAATGGAATGGAATAAGTAAGTTAGGGAAAGGCATGGCAAAGCttccaaattattttaatatgtttgttttcttACGAAGTTATTTACCCAAATTCCACCTCAATTTTGGAGTACTAAACTGTATATTTGAGGAGAACAACCATTGGGTATCAAGAACTCAAATATCAAGTTGCAGAATAAATCTAACATATTTAAGATAGTCTTtgaatgtatatttatatttcaaatatgttTGGTTATATTAGTACTGAAATCCACCGACTCTGAGGATCTCTCCCGTGGGAATATATCGAGATCAACGACCCTAATAATTATAAGGTTGCTAAATTCCAGAACTTTCCTAATTTCGTGAAGAGGTGGTAG
This sequence is a window from Vigna angularis cultivar LongXiaoDou No.4 chromosome 2, ASM1680809v1, whole genome shotgun sequence. Protein-coding genes within it:
- the LOC108330088 gene encoding glycerol-3-phosphate dehydrogenase [NAD(+)] GPDHC1, cytosolic encodes the protein MGVVHNGYSNGSVGGQNCNGVEEKLDTLRRLIGKGDGDPLRIVSVGAGAWGSVFAALLQDSYGQFRDKIQIRIWRRAGRAVDRGTAEHLFEVINSREDVLRRLIRRCAYLKYVEARLGDRTLYADEILKDGFCLNMIDTPLCPLKVVTNLQEAVWDADIVVNGLPSTETREIFEEISKYWKERITVPIIISLSKGIEAALEPLPHIITPTKMIHQATRVPMENILYLGGPNIASEIYNKEYANARICGADKWRKPLAKFLRQPQFIVWDNSDLVTHEVMGGLKNVYAIGAGMVAALTNESATSKSVYFAHCTSEMIFITHLLAEEPEKLAGPLLADTYVTLLKGRNAWYGQMLAKGELRPDMGDSISGKGMIQGVSAVEAFFELLSQSSLNVLHPEENKPVAPVELCPILKTLYKILISREQSSQAILKALRDENLNDPRERIEIAQSHVFYKPSLLGQS